From the genome of Etheostoma spectabile isolate EspeVRDwgs_2016 chromosome 10, UIUC_Espe_1.0, whole genome shotgun sequence, one region includes:
- the mtnr1c gene encoding melatonin receptor type 1C isoform X2 yields the protein MGSQGNIFVVSLCVADLVVALYPYPLVLIAIFHNDWTMGDLHCQASGFIMGLSVIGSIFNITAIAINRYCYICHSLHYDRLYSLRKTCCYLGLTWLLTALATVPNFFVGSLQYDPRIYSCTFAQTVSSYYTISVVIIHFLIPLLVVSYCYMRIWVLVIQVKHRVKPDQGTKLKPSDVRNFLTMFVVFVLFAVCWAPLNLIGLAVAINPAKVAPYIPEWLFVTSYFMAYFNSCLNAVIYGLLNQNFRKEYKTIVLSICIPRLFLMETSKCATEGLKSKPSPAVTNNNVAEINV from the coding sequence GCAACATCTTCGTGGTGAGTTTATGCGTAGCAGACCTGGTGGTGGCGTTGTACCCCTACCCTCTGGTCCTGATAGCTATTTTCCACAATGACTGGACCATGGGTGACTTGCACTGCCAGGCCAGCGGCTTCATCATGGGCCTAAGCGTCATCGGCTCCATCTTCAACATCACGGCCATCGCCATCAACCGGTACTGCTACATCTGCCACAGCCTCCACTACGACCGCCTGTACAGCCTGAGGAAGACCTGCTGCTACCTTGGCCTCACCTGGCTGCTCACCGCCCTCGCCACTGTGCCCAACTTCtttgtcggctctctgcagtaCGACCCTCGGATCTACTCCTGCACCTTTGCCCAGACGGTCAGCTCATACTACACCATCTCAGTGGTGATTATTCACTTTCTGATCCCGCTGCTGGTGGTGTCCTACTGCTACATGAGGATATGGGTGCTGGTGATTCAAGTGAAACATCGGGTTAAACCAGACCAAGGGACCAAACTGAAACCTAGTGATGTGAGGAACTTCCTTACTATGTTTGTGGTGTTTGTATTGTTTGCAGTGTGCTGGGCTCCACTGAACCTCATAGGCCTGGCTGTAGCTATAAACCCTGCAAAGGTTGCGCCATACATACCTGAGTGGCTCTTTGTCACAAGCTACTTTATGGCGTACTTCAACAGCTGTCTCAATGCCGTCATATATGGACTACTAAACCAAAACTTCCGTAAGGAATACAAGACAATCGTCCTTTCTATTTGTATCCCTCGTTTGTTCCTTATGGAGACCTCCAAGTGTGCCACAGAGGGACTGAAGAGTAAGCCTTCTCCAGCTGTAACCAACAACAATGTAGCAGAGATAAATGTATGA